The proteins below come from a single Burkholderia sp. FERM BP-3421 genomic window:
- a CDS encoding sigma 54-interacting transcriptional regulator encodes MRNTNAIEELDLYVWEGKADIVDRVARCMASFDVEVIRADSVVLSPERTALRPSLAIISVSMIESGAAFLRDWQANIGMPVVWVGAARGHDASQYPPDYSHILPLDFTCAELRGMISKLATQLRAHAAKTLAPSALVAHSECMQALLQEVDMFADCDTNVLLHGETGVGKERIAQLLHDKHSRYRLGEFVPVNCGAIPDGLFESLFFGHAKGSFTGAVVAHKGYFEQAAGGTLFLDEVGDLPLYQQVKLLRVLEDGAVLRVGAVTPVTVDFRLVAASNKKLPQLVKDGLFRADLYYRLAVIELSIPSLEERGAVDKIALFKSFVASVVGEERLAALPDLPYWLADAVADTYFPGNVRELHNLAERVGVTVRQTGGWDAARLQRLVAHARSAAQPVPAESAAEVFVDRSKWDMTERSRVIAALDANGWRRQDTAQQLGISRKVLWEKMRKYQIFDEEPEARESE; translated from the coding sequence ATGAGAAACACGAACGCAATCGAAGAGCTTGATCTGTATGTCTGGGAAGGCAAGGCCGATATCGTCGACCGGGTCGCCCGCTGCATGGCGAGCTTCGATGTCGAGGTGATCCGCGCGGACAGCGTCGTGCTGTCGCCGGAGCGCACCGCGCTGCGCCCCTCGCTCGCGATCATCAGCGTCAGCATGATCGAGAGCGGCGCGGCGTTCCTGCGCGACTGGCAGGCCAACATCGGCATGCCGGTCGTGTGGGTGGGCGCCGCCCGCGGCCACGACGCTTCCCAGTATCCGCCCGACTACTCGCACATCCTGCCGCTCGATTTCACCTGCGCGGAACTGCGCGGCATGATTTCGAAGCTCGCGACCCAGCTGCGTGCGCACGCCGCGAAGACGCTCGCGCCGAGCGCGCTCGTCGCGCATTCCGAATGCATGCAGGCGCTGTTGCAGGAAGTCGACATGTTCGCCGACTGCGACACCAACGTCCTGCTGCACGGCGAAACCGGCGTCGGCAAGGAGCGCATCGCGCAGTTGCTGCACGACAAGCATTCGCGCTACCGGCTCGGCGAATTCGTGCCGGTCAATTGCGGCGCGATCCCCGATGGCCTGTTCGAGTCGCTGTTCTTCGGCCACGCGAAAGGCTCGTTTACGGGCGCGGTTGTTGCGCATAAAGGGTATTTCGAGCAGGCGGCGGGCGGCACGCTGTTCCTCGACGAAGTCGGCGATTTGCCGCTTTACCAGCAGGTCAAGCTGCTGCGGGTGCTGGAGGACGGCGCGGTGCTGCGGGTCGGCGCGGTGACGCCCGTGACGGTCGATTTCCGGCTGGTCGCGGCGAGCAACAAGAAGCTGCCGCAACTGGTCAAGGACGGGCTGTTCCGCGCGGATCTCTACTACCGGCTTGCGGTGATCGAGCTGTCGATCCCCTCGCTCGAGGAGCGCGGCGCGGTCGACAAGATCGCGCTGTTCAAGTCGTTCGTGGCGTCGGTGGTCGGCGAGGAGCGGCTCGCCGCGCTGCCGGATTTGCCGTACTGGCTCGCCGACGCGGTCGCCGATACCTATTTCCCGGGCAACGTGCGGGAGCTGCACAACCTGGCGGAGCGGGTCGGGGTGACGGTGCGGCAGACGGGCGGTTGGGACGCGGCGCGGCTGCAGCGGCTCGTCGCGCACGCGCGCAGCGCCGCGCAGCCGGTGCCCGCCGAGAGCGCGGCGGAGGTCTTCGTCGATCGCAGCAAATGGGACATGACGGAGCGCAGCCGCGTGATCGCCGCGCTCGACGCGAACGGCTGGCGGCGCCAGGACACCGCGCAGCAGCTGGGCATCAGCCGCAAGGTGCTGTGGGAGAAGATGCGCAAGTATCAGATTTTCGACGAAGAGCCCGAAGCCCGCGAAAGTGAGTGA